The bacterium region TCACGTGCCAGATCGATGCCCGCGGAGATGATCGCGGTCGGGCTCGGGAGGAACAGCGGCTCAACCAGCCTGCCGTAGGAAAACACGCACCACAGGGCCACCAGCCCCACCGCGCTGCCGGCAACGGTCCCCAGGTAGATGCGGCGGGGGACGGGTTCCTGCGGCCTGAAGTAGGTGGAGAAAAAGCGCGGGGCGGGCCGGCGCCGCGGCTCGCCCCGGGATTGTGCCAGGCTCACGTCAAGGCGTGTGGGCCGGTGGCGGGGCACCGGCCCAGCACCCTCCTTACCGAATGAAGTCCGGGTCCACCAGATCGGCGGCGGATTCGTTCACCCGGATCATCCCGAACGACTTCCAGATGTCGATCGCGTTCTGCGCGGTCACGTAGACCGTCCCACCCGGCTTGAAGTACTGGTCGTTGACGGCCTTATCGTAAAACCGCACCCCGGCGAGGGTCTCCCGGAAGGTCTTCACGTCCTTCAGCCAGCCCCCGACCGCTTTGGCCATCAGGGCGTCGGACTCGTCGGGGTTCTGCTTCCAGTAGTCGACCGCCCGGAACCAGCCGGCGACCGCGGCCTTGACCGCGTCGGGATGGTTCTTGATGACGTCGGAGCGGAACAGCAAGATGTCGACGATCAGGCCCGGCGTCTTGCTGCTGTCCACCAACACGTGACCGCCCGGGGTCCGCTTCGCCCGGGTGAGCCACGGCTCCCACGTCACGGCCGCGTCGACCTTGTGGGCCACGAACGCCGCGCCGGCATCGTCCTGCTGCATCTGAATGCTCTGGATGTCCTTCTCCGTCATCCCGTTCTGCCGGAGCAGGACGCTCAGGAAGAAATGCGAGACCGATCCCTTGTTGTAGGCGACCCGCTTGCCGCGGAGCTCTTTGATCGTTTTGATCGAGTCGACGGCCACGATCCCGTCACCACCCCGGCTGTCGTCCAAGGCCAGCACCGAGCGGAACGGGTGCTCGGGGGTCCAGTACAGGCTCGCCGTGTCCAGCGTCGTGGCGATCCCGTCCAATCTTCCCGAAATGAGGGCGAAGAACCGCGCCTTGGGGTCTTCGAAGGTCTTGAGGTCGACGTTCACCCCCGCTTCGTCGAAGAAGCGCTTGTCCCGGGCGAGGAACAGCGGACCGTACCCCACCCAGGTCGACTGCCCGATCACCAGCGTCTCGGCCGCCGCACCGGCCGGGACCGGCCGCCACCCGAGCGGGGCCGCCGCGACCAGCAGCAGGATCAGGGCAACCGTCGTCCACCTGCAAGGACGACTCATGAGCGTACACCTCCCTTCCATATAGGCTTCCAGATATTCCGCCGGGGGATGGGAAAACCCTCTCCCCCCCGGACACCCCGGCCTACCGGCGCGCCAGCAGCGACGCGGCGTCGGCGTCGACGATCCAGGCCAGCGCGCCGTCAACCGGCCGGATCGCCTGCGCCGGCACGGCATCGGGGTCGCGGGGCCCATCGAGCACGGCGCGCAGGGCCCGCGCCTTCTGCGGGCCGGCGACGAGAAAGAGCACCTCGCGCGCGGCGTTGAAGATCGGGGGAGTGAGCGTCATGCGCGACATCCCGAGGTCGGGGACGTGGTAGGCCACCACCGGCCGCTCCCTCTCCCGGAGCGCCTGGGCGTGGGGGAACAGCGAGGCGGTGTGGGCATCGTCGCCGAGCCCAAGCAGCACGAGGTCGAGGCGGGGCCACCCGTCGGCGGTCGATGGGAGGTGCTCGCGCAGCAGCGCCGCGTATGCCGTCGCGGCCTGGGCATCGGCCCGCTCGGCCGGCATCCGGTGGATTTGCGCGTCGGGGACCGGCACCGAGGCGAGCAGCGTTTCGCGCGCCATGCGGTAGTTGCTGCGGGGATCGTCGGGGGGGACCCCACGCTCATCGCCCCAGAACAGCCGGAGCCGCCCCCACGGGATCCGCTCGCGGAAGGGGGGCGCCCCCAGGCGGGCGTAGAGGGCCCGCGGGGTCTCGCCCCCCGACAATGCCAGGGCGCACTCTCCGCGGTCGGCGGTCGCGCGTGCGCAGCGAGAGGCGACACGCTCTGCGGCCGCCGCCGCCGCGGCGGCGAGATCGGGAAAAACGAGGACGTCGGGGTGGAACGAAGCCGCGGGTGGATCGGTCACAACGGCCGCCAGCGGCGCCCCCGCCTGCCGATCAGGGCGCGGGCGGCATCGGGCCCCTCCGACCCCGCCACGTAGTGCTGCAGGGGGGCGGGCGGGACGCCCTCCTCCCACCAGTGCAGGATCGGCTCCATCAGGTCCCAGGCCTCCTCCACCTCGTCCCGACGGGTGAACAGGGTGGAATCGCCGAGCAGACAGTCGACGAGGAGCCGTTCGTAGGCGGACATCTCCTCCCCGCGGAACGTGGTCCCGAACCGGAAGCCCATGTTGACGGGGCGCAGCGTCATCGTCATCCCGGGGACCTTGGCCACGAACCGCAGGGAGATGACCTCGTCGGGCTGGATGTTCAGCACCAGCAGGTTCGGTTCGTTTGCCGCGCCGTCGCCGAACAGCACCAGCGGCGCCCGCTTGAATTGCACCGCGACCTCGGTCACCCGCTTCGGCAATCGCTTCCCGGAGCGCAGGAAAAATGGCACCCCCGCCCACCGCCAGTTGTCAATGAAGAGCCGCATGGCGACAAACGTCGGGGTGCGGGAGCCCGGCGCGACCCGCGGCTCCTCGCGGTAGCCCGAGACGTGCGCCCCGTCGATGCTTCCGGGACCGTACTGACCGAATACAACGTTCTGCGACACCTCGTCGAGGGCGATGCGGCGGGCAGCCCGCAGGACCTTCACCTTCTCCGACCGCACGGCCTCCGGGTCGACCGCGACCGGCGGTTCCATCGCCATCAGGGTCAGGAGCTGCATCATGTGGCTTTGGATGATATCCCGAATCACCCCCGCGGTCTCGTAGTATCCCGCGCGGCCTTCGATCCCGACGGTCTCCGCCACCGTGATCTGCACGTGATCGACATAATGCTGGTTCCAGATCGGCTCGAAGATGCCGTTGGCGAACCGGAACACCAGGATGTTTTGAACCGTTTCCTTGCCGAGGTAGTGATCGATCCGGAAGATCTGAGACTCGCGGAAGACCTCGAGCAGCATCCGATTCAATTCCCGAGCGCTGGCCACATCCCGTCCGAACGGCTTCTCGACGATCACCCGGGTCCAGGGATGGCTATCGGTCACACCGGGGGCGGGCCGGGCGACCAATCGGTGTTCCCCGAGCCGCCGCACGATCTCCGAATACATCTCGGGGGCGGTCGCAAGGTAGTATAGACGGTTGCCCGCGGTCCCCCGCTCCCGGTCCAATCGTTCCAGGGTCTTCCGCAGGCGAGCGTACCCCTCGGCGGCCTGTAAGTCCGCCTGGATATAGTGGAGGCGCCGGGCGAACCGGTCCCACTCCGCGGTCTCCCCCGCGGGCGGCGACACCCCGAGCACGGCCTTCGCCATCTCCGCCCGGAAGACCTCATCGGTCTTTGGGCGCCGGGCAAACCCGACGATGACACTCTCGTCCGGCAACATCCCGAGCCGCGCCAGCGTGTACAGCGCCGGCACGAGCTTCTTGTGCGCCAGGTCCCCGGTCACCCCGAAGATCACGATGACGCAGGGATCGGGCGCCCGGCGCGCTCGGCGGATCTCGCCGAGCGGGGATGGGACCGAGACGGCGTCCATCTCCCGCCGCTACGCCTGCTTGACGGCGTGCCCGCCGAACTGCTGGCGGAGGGCGGCGAGCACCTTGTCCCCGAAGTTTTCCTCCTGCCGGGACCGGAGTCGCTGGAGGAGCGCGAGCGTGATCACGGGCGCCGGGATGTTGCGGTCGATCGCCTCCTGGATCGTCCACCGTCCCTCGCCGGAGTCGTCGACGTACCCGCGCAGCGACCGCAGGTCGGGATCGCCGCGGAATGCACGTTCGGCGAGTTCGAGCAGCCAGGACCGCACAACGCTCCCATGGTTCCACAGGTCGCTCACCGCGCGGAGGTCGATCGCGTACGGCCCATCGTGGAGGATGGCGAATCCCTCGGCGTACGCCTGCATCATCCCGTACTCGATGCCGTTGTGGATCATCTTGACGAAGTGCCCCGCTCCGCTCGGGCCGACGTGGAGGTACCCTCCCTCCGGGGCCAGGTCGCGGAAGGCCGGC contains the following coding sequences:
- the gnd gene encoding decarboxylating 6-phosphogluconate dehydrogenase, whose translation is MKLGFVGFGRMGGNMVKRLLGRGHQVAVYARRPEVRAEAAALGATTAESIKALVGLLTPPRVVWLMIPAGDTVDKALGETMPLLAVGDIIVDGGNSNYKDSVRRAEAAKARHLSYIDAGTSGGIWGLQVGYCLMVGGDPAAVLVVEPAFRDLAPEGGYLHVGPSGAGHFVKMIHNGIEYGMMQAYAEGFAILHDGPYAIDLRAVSDLWNHGSVVRSWLLELAERAFRGDPDLRSLRGYVDDSGEGRWTIQEAIDRNIPAPVITLALLQRLRSRQEENFGDKVLAALRQQFGGHAVKQA
- the zwf gene encoding glucose-6-phosphate dehydrogenase, translating into MDAVSVPSPLGEIRRARRAPDPCVIVIFGVTGDLAHKKLVPALYTLARLGMLPDESVIVGFARRPKTDEVFRAEMAKAVLGVSPPAGETAEWDRFARRLHYIQADLQAAEGYARLRKTLERLDRERGTAGNRLYYLATAPEMYSEIVRRLGEHRLVARPAPGVTDSHPWTRVIVEKPFGRDVASARELNRMLLEVFRESQIFRIDHYLGKETVQNILVFRFANGIFEPIWNQHYVDHVQITVAETVGIEGRAGYYETAGVIRDIIQSHMMQLLTLMAMEPPVAVDPEAVRSEKVKVLRAARRIALDEVSQNVVFGQYGPGSIDGAHVSGYREEPRVAPGSRTPTFVAMRLFIDNWRWAGVPFFLRSGKRLPKRVTEVAVQFKRAPLVLFGDGAANEPNLLVLNIQPDEVISLRFVAKVPGMTMTLRPVNMGFRFGTTFRGEEMSAYERLLVDCLLGDSTLFTRRDEVEEAWDLMEPILHWWEEGVPPAPLQHYVAGSEGPDAARALIGRRGRRWRPL
- a CDS encoding ABC transporter substrate-binding protein; translated protein: MSRPCRWTTVALILLLVAAAPLGWRPVPAGAAAETLVIGQSTWVGYGPLFLARDKRFFDEAGVNVDLKTFEDPKARFFALISGRLDGIATTLDTASLYWTPEHPFRSVLALDDSRGGDGIVAVDSIKTIKELRGKRVAYNKGSVSHFFLSVLLRQNGMTEKDIQSIQMQQDDAGAAFVAHKVDAAVTWEPWLTRAKRTPGGHVLVDSSKTPGLIVDILLFRSDVIKNHPDAVKAAVAGWFRAVDYWKQNPDESDALMAKAVGGWLKDVKTFRETLAGVRFYDKAVNDQYFKPGGTVYVTAQNAIDIWKSFGMIRVNESAADLVDPDFIR
- the pgl gene encoding 6-phosphogluconolactonase, with the translated sequence MTDPPAASFHPDVLVFPDLAAAAAAAAERVASRCARATADRGECALALSGGETPRALYARLGAPPFRERIPWGRLRLFWGDERGVPPDDPRSNYRMARETLLASVPVPDAQIHRMPAERADAQAATAYAALLREHLPSTADGWPRLDLVLLGLGDDAHTASLFPHAQALRERERPVVAYHVPDLGMSRMTLTPPIFNAAREVLFLVAGPQKARALRAVLDGPRDPDAVPAQAIRPVDGALAWIVDADAASLLARR